The Monomorium pharaonis isolate MP-MQ-018 chromosome 5, ASM1337386v2, whole genome shotgun sequence genome segment TTGTATCTCTAATTGTGCTATCAGAATTATGGGAGGGTTGTTCGTTGAACGTCAAGTTATCAATGTCTAAACAACTTGAACCAATGTTCTTGGTATCAGAATGGAAATTATAATCAACTTTATTTGAGTAGTAACGATTAGTTTCATCAATTGTATTCTCAACcgtaaaattttgaacatgAGATTGATAAGTACTGTTAATAATTGCTACAGATtggtttacttttttttaaatatatctagaACGTTTTTCTCGGAAACTCTTTGTTTCATTCATTTTCACTTGAAATATCGAacatatatacttaaaaaaagtaagcTTTAATAAccacaaatattataaataatagctAATTCCCTACACACCCATTGAATACAAAGCTTGTTAGCCAAACTAAAAAAACCTATATCTCGCAGTTCAACCtttcatacaaaattaatattaattattaaaaattggaaaaatgagattacattaaaacaattttagacATGTAATAACAATGCGTGTAGAAGCAATAACTGTTAAGTCGAGACTAGACTATCAGTctgttcaaaataaaataaaatgacataCGTTCAATATAAGCACACTATTTTACTAGTGGCAAATGGCTACGTATCATTGTCATCAAGAGTGTTCGCTTGAACTTGGTTAGTCTTCTTCTGTGCATTAATGTATCGATCCTTACTTTTGACGAGccaagattttatatagtttattgcCTTGACCTCAGTGGCGCTAGAAAATTTAGGGTTTTTACGAACGACATCTGAAAatcgtgaaaaaataaataatgtatacttttataaaataagatttttcaatttatgaaattattcacaatttctatctaacttatattatgatttttaCCTAAAATAACAGCTgcaatgtttaaatttttgaatacttttttcttttttgcacCTTCCCAAGAGTATAGCATTCCGACCTCGTTTAGTAGTATTCTATACATCATTCTTGTAATCAACTCTTTTAAGTTAGATCCCCCTATTCGACTCAACTCTTCagtctaaaatataaaaagtttattaaataaaggcTATTATAGAGAGATCAACATTAAACTTTAGTACATATTTagttgttattataaaaaacaaaatttatataaaaattaagatagaaAGTCTATTCATACCAATGCTATTTTATTATCGATTGATGCGTTAATCCAATCTTCCACCTTAATTAATGATTCTTCGGTCATCGGAAATgcataattttgaaaacttcCGATCTatcattattaacaaaagtttCGGTGTTTATTACTTTCATACTTTTAACGATGATGTTTATGCTATCCGACATATCATTCATTTTTAGATGTAGTAAGTTTATTTCCTTCAATATTTCCTTATGAAATTCTGAAATTTAAGAATCAACAATAATTTGCTAACATTTCACAcaaatatacagggtgtttaaCGTAAGGTGTTTCAccgataaaatacaaaaagatttCGTTAAACTGggtatcgatcatgtaattttccCCTtgggcggaaacgtgaaaagtgaaaaatttcaagttactgtctctttctattcaacaccaatagaaagagatagttacataaaacttttcacttttcacgtttccgctcTATGGGAAAAATGACACGATCGATACCCTGGTCTTgatactaataattataattaaatttttcatttctataAACTGCGTGCAATATGGTTTGTCGGACTTGAAACACAATCCTAAACTGAGGTCATGTCACAAGTTAATTTGATCGTcagatataatattgatattgtaAGCATCTTAAAAAACTGTGAAGaaattattgtgaaaaatattacccCAGCCAGGGTATGAACCTGAAACTCCCTCATTCTGTGTCAGGCGTCATACCAATTCGACTATTTTTCGAAATGAGTTCTTCACAGTTTTTTAACCCTTAACGTTCATTCTGGGATCAAATTGACCCTAGCGAAAATTAGGGCTAAAAAACAGtctaattacaattattgtttatatatgaataaaaacttGTGTTCtataattcactttttttcctctaaaatcttacaaataaatattttattgaaacgcGCACTATCGgactatatttttcttaaagtatCACATTTTAAGCGTATTGTGtctcaattttataaaaaaatattaaaaattgagttatgattttttaaatgcaaaaagtcATTTTTCAAGCATTGGTTGCTTCGTGATTTTTTAagctatgttaaaatttttaaattaaaaaataactgttaattcatattttagaatgtttaaagaatattcagtaatttttgtaacttaaaataataaacagcaTGGGCGTAGTAACCGTTTAAAGTTATTGGAGTTAACATGACTCTAGTGTGATCGTAATGAAACTCTACTAAAGTGTAAATGTTAAGGGTGCTTACAGCATCGATATTATATCAGATGATCAAATAAACTGGTGATATTTTTAGCCTCAGTTTAAGATTACATTTCAAGTTCGACAAACCATATCGGCACGCACTCTATAGACTAAAAAAGTTagttataattactattagtATTAAAACCTGCTTGAATCAAAAAAGCATTTGTAGcgtgcgcgccgcggaaatgaaagacactttTATAACTGTAAAACCAAGCAGCTTTATTAACGCGTCCGACAAGGCTCGAGACCGAAATTCGACTCGTTGTTTACACACGTCGTCAAGCGTTCGTCAGCTGACAACGCTCGGTCCAGGAAATCAATAGTATTGATCCGTCTTCGAACAGCTGAGTCGCGgtcgcggagtataccgggcgacgcACGCAACACgcatttattcttatttcttacataatttacatatcGATTGAAGCATAATTTACTCACTTGAATTTAACTGACATTTTGAAGAAGCATCCTCGCACACAATTGAATTTGTAATTGATGCAGAACAAGTatctttagaaaataaaatatagtatattataatttacacattaaacttattttttaataatttgttgtcACCACATATTACCCTGCTCAAAAAATCCGATAGAAtcagataagaaaaagttctatctaattgaatcgtgtttttggttcgtaaatattagatcggttatttgaaatatacgataggcttgctatatttctgtatcgtatttttcatatagttacctatcgtttttaatcaatttctatcgtcatgttttatataaattaatcgtgttctatcgtgtttttggttcgtaaatattagatcggttatctgaaatatacgatagactttctatatttctgtatcgtatttttcgtatagattacctatcgtttttaatcaatttctatcgtcatgttttatataaattaatcgtattctatcgtgtttttggttcgcaAATATTAGATTGCTTATCTGAAACTTATGATagactttttatctttctgtatcgtatttttcgtatagattacctatcgtaaatctagtttaaaaaatgtaaacgtttTACTTTTCTCGTACAGAATCgtttactcaattaaaatgagtaaattataaaagtaatgtggCAGTCGTCTTGCACATCGTCCTCTCGTAGCGAAAGAAACTGATTATTGCTTGTCTTAATCGTATTGCGGGTGGTCTTTATATAGCGGGTCGGCTGCATTTGACTCACGAGAGAGTAATCGCCTACCAGCCTATCGGCGGCGCCGCGTACTAACTAAAAAgttggatagaaaatgatagaaacatatagaaatttgatagaaaatttataaaattctatcgttctttatcgtatctcaattaaacgattaaaactttatctgaatatggatactttcCTATATGATCTTACCTAATTATCTTactgaatagaaaaattacgatttaaaatctatacaaataaatctgaaattgtccctatatgtttctatcaaatatatgttatggaacaataatcgttttctatcgttgtctttataataagaaatatttcaagGAGGAACAATtatcacaggcacacaaaaaaagtgatccgccggaccagactagtcaatctttatgtattttgactcgctaaatccgaattcaaggtcagaattgcaaagttagctcgcattttctaacctcaaaaaaatttttttttaatgttggtctggcggaccagactatataatcagtcaatccttatgtattttgacccgctgaatccaaatccaaggtcagaattactaaatttgctcattttttctaacctcaaaaaacctttttttaaatgttggtccggcggactaaaGTAGTCTactcttatgtattttgatccgctgaatccaaatctaaggtcagaattattaaatttgctcactttttttaacctcaaaaaaaattttttttaatgttggtccggcgaccaaagtagtctatccttatgtattttgacccgctgaatcgaaattcaaggtcagaattgctgaattggcttatttttttctaacctcaaaaaaaaacaccttgtaaaagcagcttggatcttaaatgtataatttggagcgtgcaagcttgcgtaagcacattatccggggaaaattcaatacttataacaagtctgagcttctgtgaatgaatagcgtagaaaattcactccctttacctattatatttaactcttttattctgaccttggatttggattcagcgggtcaaaatacataaggattgactgattatatagtctggtccgccaacatttaaaaaaaattttttttgaggttaggaaatgcgagctaactttgcaattttgactttggattcgtattcagcgggtcaaaatacataagaattgactagtctagtccgccggactaaccttttttttttgtgtgtttgtgttattttataattttgccgGACAGAACATTCTGTTGTTCTTTATGGTATccgaattaaacgattaaaacttgatctgaatatggatactttcctatattatcttatctggttatcttattgaataaaaaaattaagacttaaagtctatataaattagtcagataattctatattcagataaagttttaatcgtttgattcagacacgataaagaatgataaaatgttatgttcggcaaaattgcgaaataatttttccctgtttaaaatatctccaattatatagacaatgatagaaaactattatagtatataacatatttttaataaagacgtatagggacaatttcagattaatttatatagactttacgtcataatttttatattcagtaaGATAGCCAGATAAATTGTATAGGAAAGTActcatattcagataaagatttaatcgtttaatttagatacgataagaaacgatagatctttatgtccgccgaaattggaatacatctgatagaaacgtataggaacaatttcagattaattcatatagagtcttatagaccttgaatcgtaaatttcatattcagaacgataagtagataggatcatatatacaagtagtcgtattcagataaagttttaatcgtttatttcagatacgataagaaacgatagaactttatgtccgccgaaattggaatacatctgatagaaacgtataggaacaatttcagattaattcatatagagtcttatagaccttgaatcgtaaatttcatattcagaACGATAAGTAAATAGAATCAGTAGTGGTTAAAAGAGAGTTCCGAGCCGGGTACTCCGAGGGGGgagcgggtgtgcggggggaaCTTTTAGGCgcggggtatgacgtcacgcgggcgGGGGAAGGCGCATGGTGACGAATTCGGAGAAGATGGGGGTGGGGTGGGGGGATCCCTTTACGACGTTTAGACACTTATGAGGTGTTATAAACAAGGATGGCATGCGCTCGTCAGAGGATATCGATAGcgcataataatttagagtATTCTTATAGCGTCTCTTTTGTCGGCTTATTCCATATCGCTTTCTCTCGCTCTATCTTTCGCGGTACTCGCGTtcatcgctctctctctctctcccaccCACGCGTTCTATTCGTCGCGGTCCATCGCGCGCTCTCGCTTGCTCTCGATATTTGGAAAAAAggtatatgaaattaaaaaaatggaatatacgtttactaaattttttaagtaaacgtTTCATTTCTCTCGATCTAGCGCCGGTATCTCGGCtgcttttacataaaaagatgCCGAACCACAATGCTTGGAAGTTACCGAATGTGGTtagtgtaaaaaatgtatgcacCATTGTTATCGTCAGACCTGGCTCGAAACTGTTTCCAGATGTTACTATTGaaatgattttttgacaacatatcaTCCCAAACTACAATACTTGGAATGCATCTATGCGCAGAACGTACGCACCATTGTTATTGTTAGACCTGACTTGAAATTGCTTTCACATGTTACTACTGGTCTACTTAACAATAATCACTACTGGATCAGCTACGTATCAGGTCAAAGGatttttcattgttataaaaaaggtTTTGCGTTTTTACGAAAAACTCTATGTTTCCCAGCTCTTGGTCTGTCGATTTTTTCAGTAGCTTGCCAAGATGTTCAGGCTAAACATCTCCTATCCTGCGGAAGGCGTAAGTGCAAGTTTTTTATGTGCGGTAaagtgaatttaataaatattaaatattaaatatttttatatttttttccagtgCATCTATGTGGGTGAAACGCCGGTGCAACGCATCGATTTTCATAACGAGATGCGTATAGAAATTCCGCATCCGGGTCCTCCAATGAACATTTCATTAGGGGGATTGACATCGGTGCGCGGGCCTGTAAACCAAcaggtaatttaataatagtggctgctaattaataatacttataaatacttctaacttttacaaatttttaaaataatttataattttttctagcGTGGGATCTGGCCTTGGAATATCCGCATACGCGGATTTCTCAATATAGATGCAATGACGATAAAGCGAGCGGAGCGTAAAGCCAACCGCTACTATAATGACGGCTTGATCGATCGAGCCATTGGCGCGTACGGAACCGCTGATGTTCTCGGTTTAAGGCGGCTCTTCGACATGCCGCCTTTAATCGGCGACGATTATGAAGATTACTGGCCGTAATATTCatcttattttcaaaaatgtatttaaaaaataNNNNNNNNNNNNNNNNNNNNNNNNNNNNNNNNNNNNNNNNNNNNNNNNNNNNNNNNNNNNNNNNNNNNNNNNNNNNNNNNNNNNNNNNNNNNNNNNNNNNNNNNNNNNNNNNNNNNNNNNNNNNNNNNNNNNNNNNNNNNNNNNNNNNNNNNNNNNNNNNNNNNNNNNNNNNNNNNNNNNNNNNNNNNNNNNNNNNNNNNNNNNNNNNNNNNNNNNNNNNNNNNNNNNNNNNNNNNNNNNNNNNNNNNNNNNNNNNNNNNNNNNNNNNNNNNNNNNNNNNNNNNNNNNNNNNNNNNNNNNNNNNNNNNNNNNNNNNNNNNNNNNNNNNNNNNNNNNNNNNNNNNNNNNNNNNNNNNNNNNNNNNNNNNNNNNNNNNNNNNNNNNNNNNNNNNNNNNNNNNNNNNNNNNNNNNNNNNNNNNNNNNNNNNNNNNNNNNNNNNNNNNNNNNNNNNNNNNNNNNNNNNNNNNNNNNNNNNNNNNNNNNNNNNNNNNNNNNNNNNTCATTTCTCTCGATCTAGCGCCGGTATCTCGGCtgcttttacataaaaagatgCCGAACCACAATGCTTGGAAGTTACCGAATGTGGTtagtgtaaaaaatgtatgcacCATTGTTATCGTCAGACCTGGCTCGAAACTGTTTCCAGATGTTACTATTGaaatgattttttgacaacatatcaTCCCAAACTACAATACTTGGAATGCATCTATGCGCAGAACGTACGCACCATTGTTATTGTTAGACCTGACTTGAAATTGCTTTCACATGTTACTACTGGTCTACTTAACAATAATCACTACTGGATCAGCTACGTATCAGGTCAAAGGatttttcattgttataaaaaaggtTTTGCGTTTTTACGAAAAACTCTACGTTTCCCAGCTCTTGGTCTGTCGATTTTTTCAGTAGCTTGCCAAGATGTTCAGGCTAAACATCTCCTATCCTGCGGAAGGCGTAAGTGCAAGTTTTTTATGTGCGGTAaagtgaatttaataaatattaaatattaaatatttttatatttttttccagtgCATCTATGTGGGTGAAACGCCGGTGCAACGCATCGATTTTCATAACGAGATGCGTATAGAAATTCCGCATCCGGGTCCTCCAATGAACATTTCATTAGGGGGATTGACATCGGTGCGCGGGCCTGTAAACCAAcaggtaatttaataatagtggctgctaattaataatacttataaatacttctaacttttacaaatttttaaaataatttataattttttctagcGTGGGATCTGGCCTTGGAATATCCGCATACGCGGATTTCTCAATATAGATGCAATGACGATAAAGCGAGCGGAGCGTAAAGCCAACCGCTACTATAATGACGGCTTGATCGATCGAGCCATTGGCGCGTACGGAACCGCTGATGTTCTCGCTCTTCGACATGCCGCCTTTAATCGGCGACGATTATGAAGATTACTGGCCGTAATATTCatcttattttcaaaaatgtatttaaaaaatatatatatttttgtaaaaaattattttttaaattaatttatacacgtacacattcGTCGTTCCAACCCCTCGCACGCTCTCACTCACACTCATCGTTCCTACCCATCGCACGCTCTCACACACGCACTCATCGTTCCTACCCATTGCACGCTCTCACTCGCACTCATCGTTCCTACCCATCGCACGCTCTCGCTCGCACTCATCGCACACTCTCACTTGCACTCATTTCTCGTATGTTCTCGCTCACACTCATCACATACTACCCACATCGCGTACGTATTCTCGCGCGCTCTCGCTCCTGCTCGTACGCAGCCATCTTTACAcgttctcactctctctcatCGCGTGCGCTCTCGCTTGCATTGTGATATTTCTCTTAAGgaaaagagatatataaaataaagaaaaaatagataacataagttttttattttttaatgtttgatttattcatataaagcggtataataatttttctcttacatattaaatactaaAGCCAAAAGCTCACAATCGAGAAGCCGATGTTTATTAAAGACGCTGTTCGCGCGTATCGCGTTAGATACTTGATCGGGGTTCGTTATGGTGGATGCAATATTAGAGAATTGCGTAAACTGCATATCAACATTatcagtaattttaattagtcgATCGAACATTAAATCTACACAACCGTCCAAATCGAACATACGACGCACGGTCGACTCGGTCATTATCATGCGTACGTTTTGTGATTCCAAACGTATAAAGTTAACGTCACTGATTATGCAAATTCTGGCTGTTAGCGGTCCAACgctaataaaattgtacaagtCCTTATAGTCGGTGCGAAGGAGATTCAGAACGTTTTGTCGCTGTTCGTAAAGTCCCTTCCATGTTTCGAGAGACATTATAAGTTCGTTCCCCCGATGATCTCCTATGGCGATTTCCACGTAACTCGGCGGACCAACGTTGATGCCAATCTCGAGATATTTGTACCCCGTACTCGTAAGCGCGTATCGTCTGCTTAGTACGCGAACCGCGCGACGCTCCGACgtactgtataaaaaaataatataataataataaaatataataataataaaatataaaagtaataatataaaagttaaaaaatgaaaagaattaaaaaaatcaaacttacGCGTCGCATTTCTTCTCGCACGACATAGCATCGTAGCAACGCTTCATACCACTGCTGCTTTCTTTGGCGGAGAACATTTTGTTCGAGCGGCTGACGCAATACTGATCGTACGAAAAAATAGTTCGACTTATGAGTTACAATAGAGGGGAAATTTCTTCGAGTAGAGGGGGAAGCAACGTTGAATATCTTCCCTTTATGAAATAATCTCGAACGGGTCGTAACACGTTCCGATTCAAACGTTAGAAAACGCTAAaagaacgttaaaaataacgtaaacAGATTCCGACAGGGTTAATAGGGGTAATAAGAGACAGgcataataagaaaaaacactatatttataaaaaacgcatgtttattaatgataatgccaccaattgaatattttaaatacattttgtaaagcacAATTTGTTGAATGCTGTGCACAACATAAAGTATGCGTAACGTCCATCTCGTTTAAAGATCTTATATCTTCATAATGCGTCTCGATATTTTCAACGTATATGTCTTCTTTCGTGTCATCCAGAAGCAAATTCCAcaaccattctcgtttctcgtGTCCCTTGACGTATACAACGGGCGGTGTTTCGTTCCTAGTCAGCGTCgttgtaatcaattttttagcTCTGCTGTATGGAATCGTTCCGCTGTTCCATCGTAATCCGTGATGATGCGTAAGCAACCACAATGCTTGGCGTTTGTCTGCATTATTGAGTCGATGCCACGGCACGGGATTTCGAAAAATGTAATGCGAGAGAATGAATCCATCTCTGAGAGCAGCAAACTCCTTAACGATAAACTTTCTTCCAACGATAAAACCTTGCAGGTCCACGAACGTTGGTATAGACATGATGAGCTCTCTTTCGATAATCGAGAAGACTGCTCTCAACTTTCGGCGCATCGTAGGTTTATATATAGTCTCACTTCCACCCCCTCTcctttaataatgtaaagcGAGACAACGTTCTTAGGTGATCTTCCGCACAACATTTGTCAACGGATTGTACTGAACCACGCGATCGTGTATGATGAGACAGTACGCGGTGGTACTCGCAGGCAAGTTTTCTTTGCATTCAAACTCTAAGCGCACGTCCACGGTTGCGCTCTTGACCGATTCATTTTGTCGAGAACAATCGATAATTACGAATGGACCTTTTTGCCGAAAATTCGCAACAGTTTGATTCGGCTCGAGATAATCGTATCCGTAATAGGTTTTACAGAAACGTACGTATGTGTCGTAGAGAATCGACCATctgtttttatcgaaatccaaATTCATATCGTCGTACGGATAACATTCCGAGTTTAGATACAGTTTCACGTTCGTCAGTTTACAATGATCGAATCGGCTCGTATCCTC includes the following:
- the LOC118645714 gene encoding uncharacterized protein LOC118645714 yields the protein MRIEIPHPGPPMNISLGGLTSVRGPVNQQRGIWPWNIRIRGFLNIDAMTIKRAERKANRYYNDGLIDRAIGAYGTADVLGLRRLFDMPPLIGDDYEDYWP